A single region of the Streptomyces vilmorinianum genome encodes:
- a CDS encoding PAS domain-containing protein yields MAQDAEPLFTLDASGHVIGLSHVAARLFGRRARDALGLTVPEFLAAFPAVESWSLRPAPAIPDHPGGPAWGLWQAGDEDRAGLDRAVLEAVFTQSAVGLHVLDPELRVLRVNIVAVGMRGIPEEKFIGRPLAEAYAAAGVTVSESTLREVLATGRPAHDVLVSMHPPSDSPHERIVSVSAYRMEDRTGQPLGVVATAVDVTDRERAQARLRLLHAAHERIGTSLDVERTARELVDVAVPAFADSILVALTDAVLQGKSPDLLPREAAPVLRCAATGGGDSRPPTPAPGSVLLPGLFGEELPTAPTLLPAGPPGSGPAGGARLVVPLTVRGQIFGVVAFQRAYGSEPYADDDLVLAGGIASRTATCLENALRFTREHVVMTALQSWPLRPQETTLRAVEVAQRHRPGGSGGGSWFDVIPLPGARVGLVVGRVERPGLSAVAAMSRLRTAVHSLTTLDLDPHEVLARLHSTTLRLALEQGGPAGAGEPTASCTFVVHDPVDGRLEAARAGASLFAVVRPDGSVDLDPVAEGPLLGAHGPPFASATLRLPEGSTLCLASAASPDEKDPAPHQVLDALAHPDRGPEDMADDVQALLAADRVLLVARTRLLPEGDLAEWPVPPEGQAVGAARRRVGECLTAWGVSVDPYAVKVVVSELVTNAIRYGAAPITLRLIRGESRLTCEVSDAAPTAPHLRHAKAIDEGGRGLHICASLAANWGVRYVEDGKTVWAEIATEEPG; encoded by the coding sequence ATGGCGCAGGACGCTGAACCCCTGTTCACTCTCGACGCGTCCGGGCACGTCATCGGCCTGAGCCACGTCGCCGCGCGGCTGTTCGGCCGGCGCGCGCGGGACGCGCTCGGGCTGACCGTCCCCGAGTTCCTCGCCGCGTTCCCGGCGGTCGAGAGCTGGTCTCTCAGACCCGCCCCGGCCATCCCGGATCATCCGGGCGGGCCCGCCTGGGGCCTGTGGCAGGCCGGTGACGAGGACAGGGCGGGGCTGGACAGAGCGGTCCTGGAGGCCGTCTTCACCCAGTCGGCCGTCGGGCTCCATGTCCTCGACCCGGAGCTGCGCGTGCTCCGGGTCAACATCGTCGCGGTCGGCATGCGCGGGATTCCCGAGGAGAAGTTCATCGGGCGCCCGCTGGCAGAGGCCTACGCGGCGGCCGGTGTGACCGTCTCCGAGAGCACACTCCGCGAGGTGCTGGCCACCGGCCGCCCGGCACACGACGTCCTGGTCAGCATGCACCCGCCCAGCGACTCGCCCCATGAGCGCATCGTCTCGGTCTCCGCCTACCGCATGGAGGACCGGACCGGACAGCCGCTCGGCGTGGTCGCCACGGCCGTGGACGTCACCGACCGCGAGCGGGCTCAGGCGCGGCTGCGTCTGCTCCACGCGGCCCACGAGCGGATCGGCACCAGTCTGGACGTGGAGCGGACCGCCCGGGAACTGGTCGACGTCGCCGTGCCGGCCTTCGCCGACTCCATCCTGGTCGCCCTGACCGACGCCGTCCTCCAGGGGAAGTCACCGGACCTCCTGCCCCGCGAGGCCGCCCCGGTGCTGCGCTGCGCCGCCACGGGGGGCGGTGACTCCAGGCCCCCGACACCGGCTCCCGGTTCCGTCCTGCTGCCGGGTCTCTTCGGCGAGGAACTGCCGACGGCGCCCACGCTGCTGCCCGCCGGACCACCGGGGTCCGGCCCAGCGGGCGGCGCGCGACTCGTGGTGCCCCTCACCGTACGCGGCCAGATCTTCGGGGTGGTCGCCTTCCAGCGCGCGTACGGCTCCGAGCCGTACGCCGACGACGACCTGGTCCTCGCCGGCGGGATCGCCTCGCGCACCGCGACGTGCCTGGAGAACGCCCTCCGGTTCACCCGGGAGCACGTGGTCATGACGGCGCTGCAGAGCTGGCCCCTGCGACCGCAGGAGACGACCCTGCGGGCGGTCGAGGTCGCCCAGCGCCACCGTCCGGGCGGCAGCGGGGGCGGTTCCTGGTTCGACGTGATCCCGCTGCCGGGCGCGCGGGTGGGGCTCGTCGTGGGGCGCGTGGAGCGTCCGGGTCTCAGTGCCGTCGCCGCGATGAGCCGGCTGCGCACGGCGGTCCACAGCCTGACCACACTCGATCTCGACCCGCACGAAGTTCTGGCACGGCTCCACTCGACCACGCTCAGGCTCGCCCTGGAGCAGGGCGGCCCGGCCGGCGCCGGGGAACCGACCGCGAGCTGTACCTTCGTCGTCCACGATCCCGTCGACGGCAGGCTCGAGGCCGCACGCGCGGGCGCCTCGCTCTTCGCCGTCGTCCGGCCGGACGGATCGGTCGATCTCGATCCGGTGGCCGAGGGCCCGCTGCTCGGAGCCCATGGACCGCCCTTCGCCAGCGCCACGCTCCGGCTTCCCGAAGGAAGCACGCTCTGCCTCGCCTCCGCCGCCTCGCCGGACGAGAAGGACCCGGCGCCGCACCAGGTGCTGGACGCCCTCGCTCATCCCGATCGCGGGCCCGAGGACATGGCCGACGACGTCCAGGCACTGCTCGCCGCGGATCGTGTCCTCCTCGTCGCCAGGACTCGCCTCCTGCCCGAGGGCGATCTGGCCGAGTGGCCCGTCCCTCCGGAAGGCCAGGCCGTGGGCGCCGCCCGCCGCCGGGTGGGGGAGTGCCTCACGGCATGGGGCGTCTCCGTCGATCCGTACGCCGTGAAGGTCGTGGTCAGCGAACTCGTCACGAACGCCATCCGCTACGGAGCCGCTCCGATCACCCTGCGGCTCATCAGAGGAGAGTCCCGGCTGACCTGCGAGGTGAGCGACGCCGCACCGACCGCGCCGCACCTGCGCCACGCCAAGGCGATCGACGAGGGCGGACGCGGCCTCCACATCTGTGCCTCCCTCGCCGCGAACTGGGGCGTGCGGTACGTCGAGGACGGAAAGACGGTCTGGGCCGAGATCGCCACCGAAGAGCCGGGATAG
- a CDS encoding GAP family protein, which produces MTLDLIIIGLAITLEPFPVMGFILLLSSDKGVRKGLAFIAGWLACLVLVIGCVLLFTGGSPPKPHTAPSTGSLAVKLAIGLGLIAYGVHRQRKAGHPREDPAWLGKLRHVSPWSAAGMAVLLQPWGLVAAGATTVMNANLSHALTWLTLVLYCLLATATLLAMELYATFRPARAGARLQTMLTWITSHEDQAVVLLSLALGFWLVGRSIYELA; this is translated from the coding sequence ATGACACTCGATCTCATCATCATCGGTCTGGCCATCACACTCGAACCGTTCCCGGTCATGGGCTTCATCCTGCTGCTCTCCTCGGACAAGGGCGTGCGCAAGGGGCTTGCCTTCATCGCGGGTTGGCTCGCGTGCCTGGTGCTGGTGATCGGCTGCGTCCTGCTCTTCACCGGTGGGTCACCGCCCAAGCCGCACACCGCTCCCTCGACCGGGTCGCTCGCCGTCAAGCTGGCCATCGGGCTCGGTCTGATCGCCTACGGAGTCCACAGGCAGCGCAAAGCGGGCCATCCTCGGGAAGACCCGGCCTGGCTGGGGAAGCTGCGTCATGTCTCGCCCTGGTCGGCCGCCGGCATGGCGGTCCTGCTCCAGCCGTGGGGGCTGGTCGCGGCCGGGGCCACGACCGTGATGAACGCGAACCTGTCCCACGCGCTCACCTGGCTGACACTGGTGCTGTACTGCCTCCTGGCCACCGCGACTCTTCTGGCGATGGAGTTGTACGCGACCTTCCGGCCCGCTCGCGCCGGGGCCAGACTCCAGACGATGCTCACCTGGATCACCAGCCACGAGGACCAGGCCGTCGTCCTCCTCTCCCTGGCCCTGGGCTTCTGGCTGGTCGGCAGGAGCATCTACGAACTCGCCTGA
- a CDS encoding DUF6325 family protein, with amino-acid sequence MSAPEELELGPVDYLVVEFPGNRMTGEGFPLLLDLVERRIIRILDLRFVRKERDGSVTAMEIADFDGDGRLDLAVFEGATSGLLDDEDLRDAAEVLEPESSAGIIVYENTWAGPLAAALRRGGAQLVASGRIPVPALLASMEATEEA; translated from the coding sequence ATGAGCGCACCCGAAGAACTCGAGTTGGGCCCTGTCGACTATTTGGTCGTCGAATTTCCCGGCAACCGCATGACCGGTGAGGGTTTCCCGCTCCTGCTCGACTTGGTCGAGCGTCGCATCATCCGGATCCTCGATCTGAGATTCGTCAGGAAGGAACGCGACGGCTCGGTCACCGCCATGGAGATCGCGGACTTCGACGGCGACGGACGACTCGACCTCGCCGTCTTCGAGGGCGCCACGTCGGGCCTGCTCGACGACGAGGACCTGCGGGACGCGGCCGAGGTGCTCGAGCCGGAATCGTCCGCCGGGATCATCGTCTACGAGAACACCTGGGCCGGGCCCCTCGCCGCCGCCCTGCGGCGCGGTGGTGCCCAGTTGGTGGCCAGTGGTCGGATTCCCGTGCCCGCACTCCTGGCATCGATGGAAGCCACCGAAGAAGCCTGA
- a CDS encoding SHOCT domain-containing protein gives MPGLLRGVARTAVVAGTATAVSNRVSRRQAGRWAQQEQAQSAYAAPPPAAAPPPPAVAPSMDDKIAQLKDLGELKAQGVLTEAEFEAQKSRILNS, from the coding sequence ATGCCTGGTCTACTCCGTGGGGTCGCCCGTACCGCTGTTGTCGCAGGGACGGCGACCGCCGTGTCCAACCGCGTGTCGCGACGGCAGGCCGGCCGCTGGGCCCAGCAGGAACAGGCGCAGAGTGCCTACGCCGCCCCACCCCCGGCGGCCGCGCCTCCTCCGCCGGCCGTGGCGCCCTCGATGGACGACAAGATCGCCCAGCTGAAGGACCTCGGGGAGCTGAAGGCGCAAGGAGTCCTCACCGAGGCCGAGTTCGAGGCCCAAAAAAGCCGCATCCTCAACTCCTGA